GTTGATTACACCCTTTTAAAAAAATTTAAAATATACGGCATTTTCCTGGCAAATGAAGAAAGGTACATAGGCAGGAAGGTTAACATCTCTCTTACAGATATTAAAGAATACAGAAACTACAGGTATGCATTGATAGGAAACAACCTGATAATAAATATGAATAGGGTTTATTACATTTTTTTAAAGAAAAAGAATTTAAACCATATCCTTGATCCAAAAAAAAGTTTTGTTTCAGACTACAACCCGATTTTTATGCTTGAAACCCAGTTTAAAAAATACAGATCTTTTATATGTGAAGGAAAACATGTTCCTCGCAGCAATTTTTACCTTATAGGGTGTGTTGAAAAAGGATCCGTAACAGGAAAAGAAATTAAAAAAATTGCTGTGGAAAGCATATCCCTTTTTTCCACACTGTTTATTTTAGGATTTATCATGTATCACACCTTTTTCAGATATGTTCTTCTTTACCCTATTCAAAGACTGAAAAAAGATATTGAAAAGATGAACAGAGAAGGTCTTGAAAGTGTGAAGTTTACTCTACAGCTATACGGGGAGGATGAGTTCGCACAGATATCCAAAGTCCTTGAAGATACAAGAAGAAAGATACTCAAGCACCAGAAAGGAATGGCTCTTGTTCTGCAAACAACCTCCAAGATGATATCAATGACAAATGATATTCACAGATTTTCCCTTTTTACTGTTGATCAACTTGATGAGCTTCTTAACGCTGAAGGAACGGTTTTATGCCTTTACTCAAAGCTGGAAGACAGATGTGTGTTTAAGGTTCATTCTGACAACTATCTTAAAAGCACAATACCTTCATCTCTTGAAAAAAGGGAATTTTTGAAACTCACAAAAATTCCTGAAAAAAACAAAATGATAAGAGAAAAAGATGGACACAGATATATTCTTTCTATCAAAAAAGAGGTCAGCGACGAATACTCAATTCTGCTTGTGACCTTTAAGAAGAATGAACCTATAACCGATGAAGATATGAACTATCTTGATATGATTATATCCCACCTTGTTTACAGTATAAATCTTCTTAATCTTGCCACCTATGACCCCTTAACAAAACTTTACAACAGAAGAGCCATAGTTGAATATGCAGAAAAAGAGGTGGAAAGATCCAAAAGATACAACCATCAGTTCAGCATAATCCTGCTTGATATTGATGACTTTAAGGGAATAAATGACACTTACGGTCATACGATAGGAGATATCGTCCTTAAACAACTTGCAGACATAATAAAAAATGAAGTTAGAGATATTGATAGAGTTGGAAGATACGGCGGTGAGGAGTTTATTATTGTTCTTCCAGAGACAAAAACAGAAAATGCTCTCAAATTAGCTGAAAGAATAAGAACAAAAATATTAGAAAAAGAGTTCAATATAGGAGATTACAAAATATCCATAACAATAAGTGCAGGAATTTCAGGGTTCAGAACTCATGGGGATACATTCGAGGAGATACTTCAGGCGGCTGATCTTGCACTTTATCAAGCAAAGAAAAGAGGAAAAAATCAGGTTGTAATGCTGGATAGGGAAGAAATATCCCAGATTTTGAAAGAGGAGTTCCAGAGCAAAAACTTCCTTGTTAACGCAATACAGGAGGATAGAATACTGCCTTATTTCCAGCCTATTGTTGATCTGAATACACTGGAGGTTGTGGGATATGAGATACTTGCAAGGGTAAAAGAAGGGGACAGGGTAATTCCAGCATACAGGTTTATAACAACAGCAATAAAATTTGGAATTATACTGAAAATAGATGAGATCATACAGAAAAAAACAGTCCAGTTTTTATCAAAACAGGAAAAAATTCCCCAAATGCTGTTTTTTAACCTTTCAAGACCTTATATTCAGGACATACAGCACATAGCAAACTTTGTTGAACTTCTGGAAAAAAACGGCATACCAAAAGAAAACATAATACTTGAAATAACAGAAGAGGAAGCGATTAGCGAGATAACAGTTGTGAAAGAGGCGATCAGAATTGCAAAATCAAAAGGTATAAGGTTTGCCCTTGATGATTTTGGTGTGGGATACTCAACTTTTTCATACATAAAGCATTTTGATATTGATATAATTAAACTTGACGGCTCTCTTGTTAAAAACATACATCAGGACAGAGACAACCAGATCATAGTTGGAGGAATAGCATATATATGCAGAGAAAAAGGGATAAAACTCCTTGCAGAAATGGTAGAAACTCAGGAAGAACTTAACACACTAAAGGAACTTGGGGTATCATATGCCCAAGGGTTTATCTTCGGTAGGGCAAAAAGCGAGTTCACACAAAAAGTGGTGGAGGAAACATAGATGGAAATAAAATTTGGAACAGACGGCTGGAGAGCTGTAATATCAAAGGACTTTACTTTTGATAATCTTATGAAAGTAGCACAGGCTCATGCAGATCACCTGAAAGAAAAAAATAGGAAAAAAGTGGTTATAGGATACGACACCAGATTTATGTCTGAGAATTATGCATCTGTTGTGGCAGAGGTCTTTTCATCAAACGATTTTGAGGTTGTTTTGTCATCAGACTTTTGTTCAACACCTGCCCTTTCCCTTGCTGCAAAAGATCTTGATGCAGATGAAGGTGTGATGATTACAGCGTCCCATAACACTTATGAATATAACGGCTACAAGATAAAAGGAGGATACGGTGGTCCTGCAACACCTGAAATTATCAAAAGAGTGGAAGAGAGATTAGGAAAAACAAAACCTAAAACCGGAAAAACCAGATGGGAAGAGATGGATTTTAACAGCTATTACATACAAAAACTGAAAAAGTATCTCATTCCTGATGTATTTAACCAAAAGCCGGAAAAAGTAGTACACGACCCTATGCATGGAGCGACTATAGGTTTGCTCAGCAGAATACTTGAAGATACCCTTATAGATGTTGTTGAGATAAACCACTACAGAGATGCATTTTTTGGATTTAAACACCCTGAACCTGTAGAAAAAAACATACCTCTTCTTAGAGGAAAAACTGTTGCAGAAGAAGCTGTTGTGGGAATTGCAAATGATGGAGACGGCGATAGAGTTGGAATAGTTGACGAAACAGGAGAGTTTGTTAATACACAGATAGTCTTTGCCCTTCTTCTGCTTCACACAATAAGAAACAAAAAAGTGGAAGGTGCAATAGCAAAAACGGTATCAACAACATACCTTGTTGATAGAATTGCACAAAAAGAAGGAAGGAAACTTTACAAAACACCTGTAG
This portion of the Persephonella sp. genome encodes:
- a CDS encoding bifunctional diguanylate cyclase/phosphodiesterase produces the protein MKNNKIVKFNRILEKYFKVKSYGQKVVLILVLLFTLSFSLVSGIFAYLNLEKEYKNVTNALNKAVEIKTDLLLKEFREIENNSKLLITTFKQSDKIVDYTLLKKFKIYGIFLANEERYIGRKVNISLTDIKEYRNYRYALIGNNLIINMNRVYYIFLKKKNLNHILDPKKSFVSDYNPIFMLETQFKKYRSFICEGKHVPRSNFYLIGCVEKGSVTGKEIKKIAVESISLFSTLFILGFIMYHTFFRYVLLYPIQRLKKDIEKMNREGLESVKFTLQLYGEDEFAQISKVLEDTRRKILKHQKGMALVLQTTSKMISMTNDIHRFSLFTVDQLDELLNAEGTVLCLYSKLEDRCVFKVHSDNYLKSTIPSSLEKREFLKLTKIPEKNKMIREKDGHRYILSIKKEVSDEYSILLVTFKKNEPITDEDMNYLDMIISHLVYSINLLNLATYDPLTKLYNRRAIVEYAEKEVERSKRYNHQFSIILLDIDDFKGINDTYGHTIGDIVLKQLADIIKNEVRDIDRVGRYGGEEFIIVLPETKTENALKLAERIRTKILEKEFNIGDYKISITISAGISGFRTHGDTFEEILQAADLALYQAKKRGKNQVVMLDREEISQILKEEFQSKNFLVNAIQEDRILPYFQPIVDLNTLEVVGYEILARVKEGDRVIPAYRFITTAIKFGIILKIDEIIQKKTVQFLSKQEKIPQMLFFNLSRPYIQDIQHIANFVELLEKNGIPKENIILEITEEEAISEITVVKEAIRIAKSKGIRFALDDFGVGYSTFSYIKHFDIDIIKLDGSLVKNIHQDRDNQIIVGGIAYICREKGIKLLAEMVETQEELNTLKELGVSYAQGFIFGRAKSEFTQKVVEET
- a CDS encoding phosphoglucomutase/phosphomannomutase family protein; protein product: MEIKFGTDGWRAVISKDFTFDNLMKVAQAHADHLKEKNRKKVVIGYDTRFMSENYASVVAEVFSSNDFEVVLSSDFCSTPALSLAAKDLDADEGVMITASHNTYEYNGYKIKGGYGGPATPEIIKRVEERLGKTKPKTGKTRWEEMDFNSYYIQKLKKYLIPDVFNQKPEKVVHDPMHGATIGLLSRILEDTLIDVVEINHYRDAFFGFKHPEPVEKNIPLLRGKTVAEEAVVGIANDGDGDRVGIVDETGEFVNTQIVFALLLLHTIRNKKVEGAIAKTVSTTYLVDRIAQKEGRKLYKTPVGFKYIADLFLKDKIAFGGEESGGYGFGFHIPERDGLLSGLMILEMIHLHGKPLTELVNDLFAEFGTAYYKRLDLKVEGDQGRILVEKLKKEPLKELAGIKIKQIDLTDGVKFIFENDGWVLFRASGTEPVLRIYVEMPEKEEVDMILQESKKLIGG